The genomic interval CACCGGGCCCTTGCCGCACGGCAGGGAGAACTTCCGGTCGGCCTTCGGCTGCGGGGTCCGGTACTGGTCGAGGGCCGGGAGGTAGGCCTCCGTCAGCCCCACCGGGAGCTGGAGGTCCTCGTCGGCGACCGGGTTGTGCAGGACCAGCGGGGCCGTCCTGGTGATCGTGATGTCGAGGCGGTCGGTCGTGATCGCGGGGAAGCGCACCGCGCCGTTCTCGTCGACCCCGGCGACCGTCGCCCCGTCGGGCGAGGTGATGTCCACCTCGGTGGGACGGGTGGAGAGGCCGCCCGCGGGCGCCAGCACGATCTCCGAGATGGGCTGCTTGCCGTTCCAGCTCAGGTGGATCGTGGGGCGGTCGCCCGCGATCCAGGCGGTCGTGAGGTCGCCGTCGGTGAGGTTGCGGGCGGACAGCCCGGTGCCCAGGGTCGCCGTGGAGTCGGCGGTCGCGGTGATGCGGTTGCGCTGGTCGGGGGCGACCTCGTACAGCAGCCTGTCGAGCTCCTCCCCGCTCACCGGCACCGCGCTCGCCCGCACCGAGTACGTTCCCGAGGCGTCCGTGGTGAAGCGGCGGTGCAGGCCGGCCTCGGTGCCGGTCGGGGAGATCCCGGCCGGGTCGGGGACCCGGTGCAGGGAGACCACCTCGGCTGCCGAGTCCGCGCCGTCGGCGTCGGTCGGCACCCGCAGCAGCCGGGTCACCTGCACGTCCGGCAGGGCGATCTCGGAGAACCCGGCCCCGGCGAGCCCGGTCCGTCGCGCGACCGAGTCGACGATGGTGAGCTTCATCCAACCCGTCGCCCCGGGCGGGGCCTTGATGCTCTGGGTCGACCCGTCGGCCCGCAGGAAGCTGGTCCGCGACCCCCGCTCCGTCTCCACCCGCACCTTGGTCGCCGCCGACCGCACGCTCTCCTGCGGCAACGGCGTGACCTTGAACGACGAGGGCATGTCGTACGCGGGGTCGGACAGCCCGATCCGCAGCCACTGCCCGTCCGGCGAGCCCGCGACGCCCTCCGCCCAGGCGGTGTCCGGGTTGCCGTCGAAGGCGTTGACCGGGTCGAACTGCGGAAGGTGGAACAACCAGTTGCCGTACGAGGACGCCGTCACCGAGCGGGCGCCGCGCAGTTCCGCCACCGTCTGGTGTGCCTGGCCCGTCGTCGGCAGGATCTGGTGCGGTTTCTCCCCGGCGTCCTGGGCGGCCCCGGAGGCGTTGCGCTCGTCGCTGGTGTACGTGTACGAGGTGTTCGCGTTGACGAGCCCGAAGCGGGTGTCCGCGCGCCGCAGTCCGTCACCGACGATCTGGAGCGGCGGGGTGCCGAGCCCGGGGTGGTTGTCACCAGTCAACACCGTTGCCCTGCCCCGCAGTTCGGTGGCCAGCGGGAGCAGTGACTCGGGACCGCCGGACACCTGCGCGGTGTCGGCGACCGGCAGCAGGCCGGCCTGTCCGGGCCGGGGCACGTCCTTGTTCGCCGGACGGTAGATCTCCACCGCCCGCTGCCTCGGGTACAGCCCCTCGATCTGGAGCGGGGTGTCGTTCGCGATCGTCCCGCCCGTCATGAGGGGCCCGAGGCCCGTCACCCGCTCGTAGCCGGACTGTTCGAGGGCCCGCTTGACCACCGAGGACGACACGCTGCCGATCTGGTCGGGGTCGAGGTCGTTGCGGACGACGACGTAGTAGACCCCGGCCCGGCTCAGGTAGTCCGCGAGGCCCGGGATCTCGCCGCCGGTCATCAGTGCCTGCTCGACCGCGTCCGTCGCGCGCCGGTTGCCGGGGGTGCCGAAGGGGACGTAGTCCCGCTGCGCCCAGCGGGACTCGGCGAGGACGTCGAGGGGCTGGTCGATGGGGGAACCCCAGGTGTAGATGCCGTGCGCGGTCGCGGGGACGACCAGGGCGCGCGAGTCGGGGGAGTACTTCTCCAGCCAGTCGGCCGTGGTGTGCCAGTACTTGGGCAGCTCCTGGAAGGAACCCGGGTTCAGGATCGAGCCGTTGAGATACGGCCACATCAGCCCGGGCAGGACCAGGAGGGCCGCGATCAGCGGGGCGTACCGGCGGCCCCTGATCTCTCTCGCCCCGCGCGGTTCGGCGGCCACGCCCACCAGATGGGCGAGACCGAGGACCAGGGCGAGCGCGAGCCCCGGCTGGAACTTGTAGATGTTGCGGAAGGGGGCGAGGCCGCCGTTCAGCCAGTCCTGCACCAGCCCGTGGAAGGGGGCGCCGAACGCGCCGCCGTACCCCGCGAGCAGCACCAGGACGGCCGTCAGCACGGTCAGCACCAGCCACCGCCGCTCCGGCATGTCCCGGCGCGCCAGGCCCGCGAGGCCGAGCCCGGCCGCGAACGCCGAGCAGAGGATCACGATCACCGAGGAGGCCACGGTCCAGCCGGCCGGCAGCCACGCCTCACCCAGATGCAGATAGGCGACCCAGTTCCCGGCCCCGCGCAGGGCCTCCGTCGCCGACATCGTCTCGGTCGTGGTCCGCGCGCTCTCGACGTACGGCAGGAAGTTCTCGCCGTAGAGGCCGAGCAGCAGCAGCGGGATCACCCACCAGGCGGTCGCCAGGATCACGCCCGGCACCCACCAGACGATCAGCTTGCGCTGCCGTGGTCCGGGCGGCCGGGAGAGCAGATACAGCCCGACCGGGAGCAGACAGGCCAGAGTCGAGGCAGCGTTCACCCCGCCCATGAACGGGACGAGCAGCGCCGAGCGCAGGGCGGCGATCCGGGCGCTGAGGCGCTCGTTCGTCAGCGGCAGCAGCACCCAGGGCAGGAAGGCGCCGGGCAGCGCGGCGGCGGAGGTCGAGCCGACGACGATGGTGAAGGTCGGCCACAGCGCGTACGCGACGGCGGCGAGCAGCCTTCCAGGACCGTTGCCGATGCGCAGCCGCTCGGCCAGCCGCAGCGCACCCCAGAAGGCGACCGACACGATCAGCGAGAGCCACAGCCGCTCCACCAGCCACACCGGCAACTGGAAGGCGTGGCCCAGCCAGTAGAACGGCAGCATCGGCCACAGATAGCCGACGTACTGGTCCTGGATGCCGCCGAAGGACCCCTGGTCGTGCCACAGCTGCCCGAGGTCGGCGAGGAACCGCCCGGGATCCGTGGTGACGCCCAGCTTGGTGTCGAAGGTCTGCCGGCCCGGGTGCACCACCAGGAACAGCACGAAGACCACGGCCCAGAACCCCAGCAGCCAGCTCCGCGACCGCGGACCCTCGGGAGGACCCGGCATGACCGCGGTGCCGGGGACGGCTGCCGGAGGAGGGGCCTGGACCGTGGACGTCGTCATGGTGGACACCGCCGGAGGATGAGGAGGAGGTTCCAAGTGGCGATCTCGCGGAGGCCGGGAGCCCGTACGACGGTCTCCGCGAGGAAGGGCCAGTAGCGGGAGCGCGCCGAGACGACCGTGATGTCGTCGCGGGCACGCACCTGCCGCAGGGTCGGGCCGATGTGCACGGCGAACAGGTTCTCGCCGAGCGTGTGCTTGGGGGCCCTTCCGGTACGGCGCCGATAGCGGGCGCGGGCCCGCTCGGCTCCCAGGTAGTGCCAGGGCGCCCACTCGTGACCGCCCCACGGGGACAGCCAGTTGGTGAACGACACGTAGATCAGCCCGCCGGGCCGGGTCACCCGGACCAGCTCGCTGAGGAAGATCTCCGGATCGGCCACGTGCTCGAGGACGTTGGAGGAGAAGGTGACGTCGGCGGCCGCGTCCCGCAGGGGGAGCAGGTAGCCGTCGGCGATCACCGTGGAGTCGGGCGGTTTCTCGCCCAGCTCACGCACGTCCGGCTCGAAGAGGAACGCGTCGGCGCCGCGCCGCCGGAACTCCTCGGTGAAGTACCCGCTCCCGCCGCCGACGTCCACGACGGTACGGCCGGCGACGGGACCGTCGTAGGCCTCAACCTGGTCCACGGCGTCGCGGGCGAGCAGCGCGTAGCAGGACTCGGGGTCGTCCTGCTCCCGCAGGAAGGCCCGGAAGAGCGCGAGCGAACGCCGGAGGGAGGGATCCTTCATCCGATTCGCCCGGGGCCGCGTCACGGTCCCCAGCCCCTCACCGCCTCGGCGGCCACGGCCCGGAACTGTCTGACCGTCCGGTGCCAGCGATACCGGGCCGCCCGGTCCTGAGCGGCCTTGCCCATCAGCTCACGGCGGTGTCCCGACAGGGTGAGCGTGCACCAGGCGGCGGCGAACGAGGACTCGCCCTGCGCGAGGACACCCGTCTCCCCGTCCTCGACGGAATCCCGTAGGCCGGGCACGTCGAAGGCGATGGTCGGCGTCTTGCGGGTCGCGGCCTCGGTCACCACAAGACCCCACCCCTCCACGGCCGAGGGATGGAGCAGCAGCCACGCCTCGCACAGCAGCCGGTGCTTCTCGGCCTCGGTGACATGGCCGGTGAACTCCACGCCGGGACCAGCGAGTTGCTCCAGCCGGGAGCGCTCGGGGCCGTCCCCGACGATCACGAGTCGGCCTCCGGTCACCGGTCGCACCCGCTCCCAGAGTCTCAGCAGCAGGTCTATGCGCTTGTACTCGACAAGCCGGCCCACGGCCAAGAAGAGCGGTTCCGGGGAGCGGCGAACCAGGGGTTCCGGTTCCTCGACCCCGTTGTGCACGACCCGGATGCGGTCCCGCTCGACCCCGATCGCCCGCAGGGCCTGCGCTGTCGAGGGAGACACGGCGACCAGCAGACTCCGGTGCCGGGCCGCCGCACCGGCCAGCGCCCAGTGTTCGAGTCTTCGGCCGATCCGGGCGGCCGGGGCCAGCGGGCCGCCGAACCGCATCTTCCACAGGTCGGTGTGCACATGGTTGACCAGGCACAGGGTGGGGCCGTGGTGCCACAGAGGGGCGAGGTACGGCATGCCGTTGCAGACTTCGACCAGCAGGTCGGTCTCGCCGACCTGGCGGGCGAAGGCCGTTCGGGCGCGCAGGTAGTGGCCGAACTCGCCGCCCGCCGACACGACGCGGTAGTCCCGGTAGGAGGCCGGGCCGCCGCACAGCAGGGTCACCTGGTGGCCGAGCCGGGTCAGTCCGTCGGCGAGCCGGTCGACGAGGAGCTCGGAGCCGCCGGCGGCCGGATTGTCGAGGTCACGGTGGGCGAGAAAAACGATTCGGCGCGGGGGTGGGGGGAGCGTCGAGGGGTGGTGCGGTCCGTGCGATGAGGGTTGCCACTGCGACGCCTGGGGAGACGTGCGCAGCGGGTGGGGCACGTGCTGGGGCATGGGTGCTCCAACTCGTCTCAGGGTGCGGAACTCAGCGGTGTGTTTCCGGCTGTTGTGGGGGGACTGAGTGCTTCCTAGGAGGAGGGTGTGGACGGGTTGTGCTCGGGTGGGGTGGCACAGTTTTCGCCCACCGGTACGCCGTGGCTACTCACGCACGTGACAATTTCCGGGCTTATTAGAGCTGACGTCCAGTCACATCGTGAGGACGGGCTGGGGCGTACCGCTCATATCGGTGGACTCGGGGCGCCTGCGTCCCCGTACCACCAAAACGCCCCCCACGGCAGCCAGCACGAATCCAGCCACAGCCGCCCCGATCGGCAACGTCTCGCCCACCGCTCGCAGTTGGCCGCT from Streptomyces sp. CC0208 carries:
- a CDS encoding DUF3367 domain-containing protein: MTTSTVQAPPPAAVPGTAVMPGPPEGPRSRSWLLGFWAVVFVLFLVVHPGRQTFDTKLGVTTDPGRFLADLGQLWHDQGSFGGIQDQYVGYLWPMLPFYWLGHAFQLPVWLVERLWLSLIVSVAFWGALRLAERLRIGNGPGRLLAAVAYALWPTFTIVVGSTSAAALPGAFLPWVLLPLTNERLSARIAALRSALLVPFMGGVNAASTLACLLPVGLYLLSRPPGPRQRKLIVWWVPGVILATAWWVIPLLLLGLYGENFLPYVESARTTTETMSATEALRGAGNWVAYLHLGEAWLPAGWTVASSVIVILCSAFAAGLGLAGLARRDMPERRWLVLTVLTAVLVLLAGYGGAFGAPFHGLVQDWLNGGLAPFRNIYKFQPGLALALVLGLAHLVGVAAEPRGAREIRGRRYAPLIAALLVLPGLMWPYLNGSILNPGSFQELPKYWHTTADWLEKYSPDSRALVVPATAHGIYTWGSPIDQPLDVLAESRWAQRDYVPFGTPGNRRATDAVEQALMTGGEIPGLADYLSRAGVYYVVVRNDLDPDQIGSVSSSVVKRALEQSGYERVTGLGPLMTGGTIANDTPLQIEGLYPRQRAVEIYRPANKDVPRPGQAGLLPVADTAQVSGGPESLLPLATELRGRATVLTGDNHPGLGTPPLQIVGDGLRRADTRFGLVNANTSYTYTSDERNASGAAQDAGEKPHQILPTTGQAHQTVAELRGARSVTASSYGNWLFHLPQFDPVNAFDGNPDTAWAEGVAGSPDGQWLRIGLSDPAYDMPSSFKVTPLPQESVRSAATKVRVETERGSRTSFLRADGSTQSIKAPPGATGWMKLTIVDSVARRTGLAGAGFSEIALPDVQVTRLLRVPTDADGADSAAEVVSLHRVPDPAGISPTGTEAGLHRRFTTDASGTYSVRASAVPVSGEELDRLLYEVAPDQRNRITATADSTATLGTGLSARNLTDGDLTTAWIAGDRPTIHLSWNGKQPISEIVLAPAGGLSTRPTEVDITSPDGATVAGVDENGAVRFPAITTDRLDITITRTAPLVLHNPVADEDLQLPVGLTEAYLPALDQYRTPQPKADRKFSLPCGKGPVLAIDGKLYQTGVSGLIRDLTDRRELKVTLCQSSRSDAELSLPSGEHVVEGGDAGPLALTDITLTRGTVAEPTSLTRELRIRDWLGDRREVTVGSGAASYLTTYENYNDGWKATLNGKSLSPLRLDGWQQGWRVPAGAGGTVKLSYEPATTYDGALIGSGIALAVLVGLVLWRRRSPNPDAPQPAPPAPGVWLGVVALTLVGVVIAGWFALLVPALALLASRRHGLLVPIAFVALAGAGIAAAVGAGEPVGASHGAFGHVAQLLALIALFAALVSVREPEPEVSKGRTEPE
- a CDS encoding class I SAM-dependent methyltransferase; its protein translation is MKDPSLRRSLALFRAFLREQDDPESCYALLARDAVDQVEAYDGPVAGRTVVDVGGGSGYFTEEFRRRGADAFLFEPDVRELGEKPPDSTVIADGYLLPLRDAAADVTFSSNVLEHVADPEIFLSELVRVTRPGGLIYVSFTNWLSPWGGHEWAPWHYLGAERARARYRRRTGRAPKHTLGENLFAVHIGPTLRQVRARDDITVVSARSRYWPFLAETVVRAPGLREIATWNLLLILRRCPP
- a CDS encoding glycosyltransferase family 4 protein, with product MPQHVPHPLRTSPQASQWQPSSHGPHHPSTLPPPPRRIVFLAHRDLDNPAAGGSELLVDRLADGLTRLGHQVTLLCGGPASYRDYRVVSAGGEFGHYLRARTAFARQVGETDLLVEVCNGMPYLAPLWHHGPTLCLVNHVHTDLWKMRFGGPLAPAARIGRRLEHWALAGAAARHRSLLVAVSPSTAQALRAIGVERDRIRVVHNGVEEPEPLVRRSPEPLFLAVGRLVEYKRIDLLLRLWERVRPVTGGRLVIVGDGPERSRLEQLAGPGVEFTGHVTEAEKHRLLCEAWLLLHPSAVEGWGLVVTEAATRKTPTIAFDVPGLRDSVEDGETGVLAQGESSFAAAWCTLTLSGHRRELMGKAAQDRAARYRWHRTVRQFRAVAAEAVRGWGP